The nucleotide window AGCTCTGAGATATTCTATGCAACGATATACAACCGCAGGTAAATCAGCATCTACTCCTTGTGGTGCGCAAAACTGTACGGCTTCAGCCAAGGGCAAGCCAAACACTGGCCGGACGAACTCTCGCTTCTCAATATTGTTCTGCACGGGAGCCAGCGAAGAATCATGGCAAGCCTGGAGCTGAGTAGCAAGGTCAACAGACGACCTTGTGCGGAAACCCCAAATACTgcgtttcttttccttaACGCTCGTAGCTGCTTTGTTGCCCCAAGCTCCCGCGTCCTGGATTATAGCTCCATTGGTAGGGCCGGAGATGAGCCTAGATGAAGACTGACCATGGTCTGGACCGGAATCTGCAGTATCGACTGAAGGTCCTGTAGAGGCTATCGGGGACTTGGGGATCTGTCGATCAAACGATGGCCCAAGGACAGGTGGCTCGGCAGGAACAGCATCATCGTAACTGAAGCCCTGAACTGCAGCATCAGCGCCTTCAGTGTCTGGATTGTCGATTCCTTTGTCTGTCTTCTTTCCGCCATTTGAGAATAGTTTCGGTTTGGCAGCAGAACTAGTCTGCTGCTTTGAGGTTGCTGATGGCAGCGACCTTGCAGGACTATTGAGGCCATCGTTCTCTGACTGACCATCAACATATTCAAGAAGTGCGTCCACCCAGGtatctctttcttcgtcACTCTCAGCACACAGAACATGGCGAACAAGAGCTGACGAGTCCTTGCGCTTGGGCTCCAAAATGAGGAAAGCATGGCGATACTGGTTGTCGGAGTCCTCCTCGGTGTGGGACGGTGAGTTGTTCCGACCGCCTGCATTCTGCGATTGCTTGCCAATTTGCGCGTTGTACAGTTTGATCGTACCAAGATGAGGACCGCCTGGAGACTCGAAATATTTTAGCTCGGGGCTATGCAAGACGAAATATCGTGCTTTCCAGCCGCCGAAGTTCTTTCCTCGTTTTGTTAGatacccctccttcctcggtTTACCATCTGGTCCACGTAAGATTTCGGCACCAGCTTGGTGATTACCTTTCAGTAGactcatctcatcatctcgGGGTTCAATGGCATCTGATGTAAGGAATTGACATATGACCAACGCCGCCTTGTCGTCCATTGGGGTATCAAGGAGAGCTTCAAAGTAGGCATTCAACGCGGCACGTCTAGTGTCAACTTTGGCGGGAGAATGTCCGCTAAAAATGGACCGTTCAGGCAACTTTCCTCCAAAAGACGACAATTGTCGCATCTGTTGATCGagttgaggaagagcagCGATAACCTTTTCAGTGCGCCAAAGCTCCATGTTTTCGGATCTTGAGAATATGCCCAACGTGAATACAGGTTCTTCCTCCGATTGCCTAGAAGCCATATAACTATTTCTGGACGGCCGAAGTCGTGATGACGAAACCTTGACATGTATTGAAGGGAGGGCATTTGGTGGCAGCAGGAGGTTTGGATATTCATCCGATACAAGACCTTGATATATCCCGTTATTCCTCACGACTGGTTCTTGTGGGCTGTCAATCTTAACTGCCGCATCGATTGATGGAATAGGCCGATTGTGAGCATCGACTGACATGGAAGAATATGCAGAACTGCTTGGAATTAGATTAGAAGGGGTCCCTGTGGAAAAAGGATTCTGATGCTGGCCAGTGCGCGGCGACAGTGCCAATCCGGAAAGGTTACTCTCAGACGACATGGGCAAAGACGATAGAGCACCAGGAATTTCCCTGGGTAAGCGCGGCAACGGAGAACCCAGCGGACGGTCCTCGGGCCTTGGGCTGACTGGCAAACCGGGACTCTTTGGAATACTGATGCTAGGAAGGTCGCCAAGTGGTCCATTATGTCTTGTACGGGGACTGGACGCGGATGATCCTGAATGGTCAATTGAAGGCTGTGCTTGTCGCGGGTTTGACAGCGATTCCACAGCCGCCAAACTATGTGAATTGCTTCCTTGGCTTCCAGGGTCCTGTAGGGTCTCTTGGTCTCTGTTGAGAGCTGCCTCGCGTTCTCGatcgtcatcatctctcgtccttctcctcccgcGCTCCATTGGCAACTCATCCGCAGCCAATATATCCTCATACTCAGAGTCAGAGTCATATATATCAGGTTCTGTTGATGTATCTTTCTGGGAAAGATTCAAGGGAGCAGGCGGAGGTTTCCGGACCGGAGGGGGCACATCCTGCTGCTTATCCTGCCCTGGTGCAGTGCTATCGACGGGAGATCTTGAACCACTCGAAGAGGTTGGACTCGCTGTCGACAATTCTCGCCGTGTATATACcagtgattgattgctttgcGTTTCGGCTTGCCGATCATCATGAATAGTGGAATTGCTCACGGTACGCTCCTTGCCTGGGTGTGATGGCAACTGGCCTACACCGAGGCCTTGTAGCGAAGCCGAATTAGGCGAATCTTGTTTCTCGACAGCGGCGGACTGTATGAGAGTAAAGCCCTGGCCCAAATTGTCGGAGTCTATACTGTCCGAATGCCCACCGCGATTGTGCACCTGGCTTTTTCGGGCAGGTCCATGGCTGGTCAACGTGCCGCTGCTTTCGCTGTCTCGTGATCGCAGTTTCGAGTCAATAGTGGATGGTAAAGGCGGCGGGGAACTCTGCAACTCTTTAACCTTTTTCCTGTAGcgttccttctctttcaaaGCACGTTCGAGATCTTTATTCAAGCCTAGAATGAGTGTACGCTGCTTATCAACCAATCGCCAGAGCTGCGAATTTTGAGAGGCCGCATGATGCTTTTCCTTCAGGAGGTGTATAATCACAGCCTCAGCTGACCCAGCAGTCGCTATCAAATTTCCGATGTCGGCCTGACTTAGCGCATTGGCATCGAATGAAGACTTGTGTGTTTGAGAAGCGGAAGAAATCGACGAGATGGCCGAATCAATGGAGGAGGTCCGGGGCATCATACGCTGACCCGGACGATTTCCGGAGGGCGATTGAAGAGAATTGGCTGGTGAGGTAGGAGAAGACATCCTGGAACCTGTCTGATCTGGTATCTGCTGCGCCCGATTATCACTCATTTTATCATTCATATCATACTGCTTGAGACTATCCCAAGTGTCTCTCACGACCGCTTCCGATCCGCTGGATGTCTGTGAATGGGTATCCGAGGAAGGAGTCTGAATTGTCGCATATGCTGTATGATTTGTCGTATAGTTGCTCTTGAACATGGAAGGATTACTGAATGACTTCGGAGATAGCGGAGTCTGCGATGGACTGGCGCTGACTTGTCGGGGCGATGGGAAGTGTACGTTCGtttgaagaggagatggCGTTGGTTTGCGGGGGGAAGCAATGGCAGCCCCAGAACGCAAAGCCTGTCCGTCAGAACGTGGGCCCAGATAGTCGCGAGGAATCAAATCGCTGGGTAATGGCAATGGCGAGTGCACCGTGCTTTGGTGCTTAGTTGTAGGTAACGTGGGAAGGGGTGCAGGTagctggttgatggtggtaTTGTCGCTACCTTGCCGCCGAGGCTGCGACATGGCTTGTTTAGGAGTCGGAGCTCACTCCACGCATGGGAGGGAGGCGCGGAACCAAACAACGATTGGACGCTAAACGCGGACGGTTCGACTGGGGGGTTTCAGCACCAGCGGGCCAGGGGGGCCAGAGCCAACGGTTCGACGGTTCTTAGATTGAGGGAACCACAAACATACCTTCCGCACATGCGAGTCTTCGCCGTGAGGACAACACCGAGAACTGACGGCATCGGGTGATTCCCTGGGAATGTCGGGCTGGTTAAGGGAAGATGTTGGAAGAAGTTCGGTGAGTACGGCGACTCATGATTTACTGAGACTAGTTGCAAGATCTAAGCCGAGTGGGGAAGGGGCCAGGGGAAcaggggaaaaagaagaaggaaaaaaagggggaggggacagCAGAGCATAAGCAGGAAGGATCCTCCCTTCTTTCAATGAGAATGCAATTTGAGCCGAGAATACTGGTGCAGGGAGGAGAGCTTGTAGGTTTCTATGAGGGTGAGAGCGAGGCAGAAGATTAGTAGTATCTTTTACTGTGGTGAGGAGATGACAGCCACCCTTCAGTATCCAGACTTGCAGACAGAGTAAACAGTCTTGCTGCATTTACAGATGCTTGGTTAAAACGGCTATGCTTTGCTAGAACAAGTGATTGGTTCAAATTTCCCCAGTGACATACCCTTTCGAGATAGGCGCAGAAAAAGCATATGCCGCTAGTGGTCCTGCATGAAAAAGTAAAGCCCACTTTTGAGAGAAGGCCTCAAGGGCACCATACTTGTTGGGTTTGCTTAGCTGCCCCGTCCATCATGCCCCGCCGCTGAAAACGAGAAACCGAGAATAGCGTCAGAAATGGTGGACAACCCACGTCAGATGAGAAGAGAGGCATATAATAGGAACATGAAAACGCCAGAACACCCTGTCTAATGCAGCCCCCTTGAGGCAAAGTAAAACAAAATTCGAGGATTGGGTAAAGATGAGATcgcttttccccccttccaACGCCTATATCCTGGTGAAACCAAATTATCCAGCTTAAACTCCCAGACACCCGTATGGTACAACTATACAATGCTATGCTATATTTCCGGCCATGCCCATAAAAATGGCCTGGGCAGCTAGTTGGAGTGACCAGAAGCCAACTTTCTTGAAACGACGCTTCCGAGCTTGCTCATCAACCACATCTCGTGCAAACGCATCGTATACCTGTCCAACATTAGTATGTATCATAGATCACCGGGGCAGAGACAGGAGCTTACCGCTGCCGAAAGATCATCCATCAAGCCGCTATCCCAAGTGGTCCAACTGCCATCAAAATCTCCGAGGCGTTTGACGAGGCGACAGTTCACTGGAATGAATGTACGCCTTGAATTAATATAGGCAACAATGGGTCTAATAAGCGCATTGTTGATATATGAAAGGTCACGTGTGAAAAGAGGAACAACGGCCCTGACATTGTTCAAGTGGAGGCGGAGATCGGTGACTAGGAATCGCCGGTCATCTTCGGCAGCAGTTTCTTCTGACGAATTTATGTGGGACGTGGTCGACTCAAGGTCCAGGTTAGACGAGACTGTCGCTTCTAGCCGATCATAGAATCCGGCCATAACCTTCGCAAGGCTTTCATCATTCTCTGCGGGAAACATGATGTCGGAAACGATGTCGACCGTTCCTTCATGTATCCAAGAAAACGGGCCCTGGACTCCCCGATTTAGATGATCAATATTTAGACCATCAATACGAATCCTGCTATGCTTCTTCCATGGACTCGGTttaccatcttcttcacctccattTTCCAGCTGTGCCCCGGTAAAGCCATGAGTTTGTCGAGGGTGGATGGTGAACAATGAGTTATCGTATGACCCCGACATCATATTGGCGGACATGAAGTCATAGAATAGCCACTGTTTTCTCAATTGAGGCAAATCACATGAAAAGATGCTGACAGGGAAGGGTCTGAAGTTGTCTGGCTGGTACACGGTAACCAAGACATCGCTCATCTTAAAAGAATCAATCTCGAAATCACCAGGATTGTGCTCGTGTCGATAAGATTTGGGATCAAGATCGTCATCCGACCAGTGAACATATCTGCGGTCGACTACCCCGCGAATGCCCCGTACCTCAACGTCACGAAGAAGTCCTTTACCGTTGATCCACTTCGTGAATGACAAGGTAACATTGACCGTTTCGATCGACACATCGAATTGTGTGTAGTTGGtgtcctcttcatctgaCACGGGCCGCTGCTCGGGCAGTTCAGGGTTGGTTTGCTCCCCgagggcggcggcggcgacagcagcagcggtTTTCGAAGAGCCCTTACTTACATGCCCCGTTCCTTGTCCTGGCCGCCTGGAGACAAAGACGTTCTTGAAAGTGATCACGCCATCTTTCCATTTCGGAACAATCGCAGACTCGAAGACGACTTTTACACCGGAAGACTTGGTGAGATAATTGCcgatccagccagccaatgTTTCTATAAAGATTAGCTTCGGGTTAATGTCGACGAGAACCACTTCAGGCCTACCTTGGGCGAACACGGTATTGATCGCAATGATAAGCAATGAGAAGAAAGTGGTAGTACCCAAGACTACCCAAACCACATGTCCCAAGAGCACCCATGAGAAGAGAGCGGTTATTTCATCCAGATTGAAAGGCCTGACACTTCGTATAGAGAACCACTTGAACCGGACCTTAAGTCGTGACCAGAACCCATTAGCTGCAGCCAACAATTCTTCTTTCGTGGGCCGGTGCAAGTGCGGTATATGTGGCAATCGGTCCCTGAGATGGCGGTTTAATTGCCCTTTTTGATTAAGCTCAGGTAGCTGCGGCTCGGAGACCTGACTTTTATCGTTGATGGATGTCTCAGAAGCTTTACCGAGCCTGtcaggatgatggcggccGTCATTATGATTTTTGGAATCCTTCCGTAACTCGGTCGTCCTCCGATCATCTGGGCTCGTATGAAAATCACGCGTAATCGTAAGCCAGGAGACAATACCCAAGCCTTTTCTTCCCGGTGTAGAGATCCTATGCGGCATCAAACCCTTTAAAGGGATGGCGTATGTTGCCCTGGCTGCAGTGTGATCGGAGGCGCCATGTACAAAGCCTGCGGTAGCAAATCCTCTGATAGGTCGAGTCGGTTGTCGTGAAAGTGAGCTATATCCTTTCGCAATATGCAATTTGCAAAAGCCAGCACTGAGGTCTTCTGTGTTTGTTTTATATGATAGGCACGACACGCGCCTTTCTCGCAATCCAGATCCAAATATTGATTCCGTTGTTCCCCATAAGTTGGTGTACAACCTGCGCCCGAGATAGCCAGACATGATTGCCGTCACATGCTGGACAATCTGGGAAGGCAGGTAAGCAGTAGAGAATCCTCTCTGGTATTGAGCAGAAAGCTGCAAAACAAGCCAGGTTATTAGATGTATAGCTGGGATGACAGGTGCATGCGTCTCAAATCACCGGGCAGAAGCACGGTGCTATCTAACCAGGCGGACCGCGAATAAATTTCCATGAAATCATCCCGCCTCAACAGGAGCGGGTCCTGTTTGTAATGTTTGCATCGAAAATTCACAAATTCACACTATAACCACACATCTTTTCCATAGACCGTAAAATCTGTGATAACGGACTCCGACTCTGATTTGCAGCCTAAACCGTCGAGTATTCAGATCCCACTCACAGAAACATGCCTGCACCCACAGCTTTACGGCAAAATGCCGAAGTAGAAATGACAGAGACGCTTGCTGCGCCTACTATGTCAGGTCAGTCCCCGCCAACGCTTTACGGGAACCCGACCGGGTGGCCATTCTAACGTCTTCCAGAGCAAGATGAGGAAATCTTGATCGACGCCCAAACGTCGGCAGATCAGGTTACTGCAGGACTCGCGCCTGAGATTGAGCCTACTCAAGACAGCGATATGCGTATCGACGAAGAGGGACGGCCCCTCTTCACGCCAGCCAAAGACACTAGCAGGGTATATCGAGTTGAAAGCAGGAAGGTTCCTGTACCACCGCATAGGATGACTCCATTGAAGGCTAGCTGGGCACGCATCTATCCCCCGCTCGTCGAACACCTCAAACTTCAAGTGCGCATGAACATCAAGAATCGAGCTGTGGAACTACGTACGTCACGATTCACGACCGATACGGAAGCCCTGCAGAAGGGCGAGGATTTCGTCAAAGCTTTTACTCTTGGATTCGATGTCGACGACGCTATCGCACTTCTCAGGTTGGATGATCTTTACATACGTTCATTTGAGATTCGGGATATCAAAGCCCTCAACGGAGAGCACCTTAGTCGTGCAATTGGACGTTGTGCTGGTAAAGATGGGCGAACAAAGTTTGCGATAGAGAACGCTACTCGGACAAGAATTGTCATTGCAGACCAGAAGATTCACCTGCTAGGCGCAGTGAAGAATGTCGACTGTGCCCAACAGGCCATTGTTAGCTTGATTCTTGGCAGTCCACCGGTCAGTAACCTTGTGCCGACCCTGTCAATTGTCGTCTCAGATGATGCAACAGCTGCTAACTCCTCAATAGGGCAAAGTGTATGGGAACCTTCGTAAGGTGGCTTCTCGCATGAAGGAGCGTTTttaggggaaaaaaaaaaaagaaccaaCCGTCAGCATCATGGGAACTACGGTCTCTGCCTCTACCAGAGTTTTgtttctattcttctttctttttatgaCATGGTATCGGCGTTAGGGGTTGTGGCATATGATCTGGATAGAGTATAATGGATATGACGACACAGAAACGAGGGAAGGAATACTCCACtggatattttatctattcatATTCAGAAAATTATCGCAAGAGTATAACACTAAACTAGGCTGGTGAAGCATTGATTAAAATGGGCCCCGGTATGCCTAatccttcttcaacggaTAATAAATCTCCTCGATCCCACTCCTGGTAATAACCATCATCTGCAAGCCATCTCCGACCTCAATATGTCTTTCGACGGCGCTAGTGAATGCATCTCGCACCAGCTGCTCAACAGTATCTCTTGGTAGTGGCTCCGCTTTCTTGGGCTCAAGGGCATGCCCTTCCCCGCTACCCGGAATATATTGGTTTTTGAAGTTGACCTGGTTGTCCAGGAACGGCATGATCAGACTTGCTGCAGACCCTGCAGCCCTGCATTGCTCTCTCTCGTACGAGCCAACCGGATCGTAGCTGTACAAGGCACCCTTACCATCCTCGTCCAAGCCCGCTAAGATAGCATGCACATAGTAGGGAAAGAACCGTTTCTGGTAAAGAATTGTTGACAAGCGCTGGGCACAGGCTCTCACGGACATGGGCTTTCCGTGTTGGTATTTGTACATCTTCACCACTGCATCTAGTCGCTCTTTGAGGGCCTGGCCATCTGCTGCGAAACCCACGACTGACAAGACGATGTTGGCACCTTCGCCAGACTCGTCATCACCGCCAATCTTGAACACCTTGGGAACATAACGAGAGTTAATGTTGTATCCTGCAACGGATCGAGTATCTCCAGCCAGGATCGCGAAATCGGAGCCAGTAATGCCTAAGGTAGAGCCGCCGTTATCCGTATAACTGCCGTTGTAAGTTAGCTCCATACCTATGATACAGTGAAGACAGTGATGCATACGGATAGAAAGAGTGCTCTCTGTGGGGAGCACTGTTCGCATTGGAGAAGGAGTATCCGATGGCCTCGCTAAGAGGGTTGCCGGCAAGAGTCGTCATTCTTCGTAGAGTTCGAATGTGTAGATAGTATCAATTAGGATGAAGCGATGAAGCTTTTGCTATACTCTGGTCGTCTAATGACTGTGGATGTAGCGGAGGGTGTTCGTTATGTAGGTAGTTGTAGAAGTGAATAGTAGTAGGCCCTCTAGCTGAGCTGTTGCTGAGCATCTGACGCGGTGTTGTAGCTGCCTTCTGCTTATATAATCACGCACAGCTTCCGTCATGGTCTGGGAGCAATTGTTACCGCGGAGTGAACTGCTGTCTCCAGGTTATCTAAAGAATTAGCGTTGTCTTATTTGAGTCTAATGTCCAACTCCTACGCCTCCTCATAATTCATATTCTCACACGAGCGCTTTATCTTTGAAGCTCAATTGGCTTATCCGAAACCCGGAACGCACCAGGAACTGACGCCCAGTTATAATGCTTGGCTTAGGAGCGTATGAAAGCAGCAGTGACGAAGAGGTGGAAAATAATTTGCCCTCAGTACATTCGAAGGTAATTGGAGCATTATGCTGTGTTATCGGCGTTTACTAATATGAACCCGGCAGAAGATCGCAAGCCAGCAAGCGCAGCCACAGGAAGTGACAAAAGCTACAGGTGATTGGAGATATAACCTACTTTGTCTCTGAACCTAGTAGGACTTATTTAACATGTTACCAAAGCAGAAACCGCCAATGAAGCCACACCATCGAAAGAGATACCTGTTCCAAACACAGACAGGCCTGTTCTTGGGCCGACGCATGAAGGCTCACAAAATCCGCAAGAGCAACCAGCCGAACATTCACAAGTCTTCTCAGCGGACCGAACATTAATCCATGACCTAACACTTCCTCCGATACCAAATCTAGacatcccaccatctccccctGGCTCTCCTAACCCTGCAGCAAATGCCAAATTCGCACACTTCTTGACCCTAAAGAAACAGGGCATGCATTTTAACGAAAAGCTCGCCGGGTCTACATCCCTCAAAAACCCCAGTTtactgaagaagatgatggaccaTGCCGGCATTGATGAACAAGCACAATATCACACATCTTTACCACCTGAAATATGGAATATCAGCGATCTGCCAAGTTGGGGGTATAAAGAGGAGCTTCTAAAAGCGCAGAGGGAAATTCAGAATAGggctgaagaaaagaagtccGCAGGACAAAGGGATGCTATCAACTTTGTGCCTGCCACGCCTAGCGAGTTCTCCCGTGCAGGCCCTATTCCTAGCTCAAGGCCGAAACAAAGGTAATATACGATGGATAGTTCAGAGTGCAAGTATCACTGTCAATGACGGCTGGGACAGTATGACCAGGCGTACAATGCTTGGGAAGCAAAGAAAGGCCCTCCGATCCCAAAGCCTATGATAGGAGGCCACTTTGTGAAAGGAAAGTTATCTGCTGATGATAGACTTTCTCTCACGAAATCACTATATAACGTCTATTTCTAGGGTCAAATAACCGAAAACGTAGCAATAGTGAGATACCCGTCATCGTGCAGGGACGACTCTTTCTtactgtagtagtaggaggGACTCTGTCATCTTTAAAGGGGCCAATCTCCAAAAATCCCAAAAATCCCTTCCTCCGCCCCTCAAAAAGGCACCTCATCCAATCAGTTGGAATCTACAAATAAGTAAGACGCAAGTAGAATATCTATGATCATTTCACGTTGCTTTTGTAGGGACTATTGTTAGGCTATACTTGGCAGTATCTAATTTTCGCTAAGCGCGTGTGTTGGCCTCCGATAGGCGCGGCGGGAGGTGATAGCATTGCTCACGTAACATGAGCTCCGTCAGCTCTACTGCCTACCGACCCGACCCCAGAACAGCGTCGATATCATCACAAGCTACTATTTCCTTCTCAAGCATCACTTTGAACTTCCACATCAAAACCACATTTTCCGGTATACCCAGTGAAAACACATACAGTCATCCATTCTAATATCGTTCCAATCGCCCATCATGAATCACTTTCCCGAAGCTTGGGGTCGCGTAAGAGCATCATCGCATTAGATTGATGATGTCGCTAACAAAGTGCTGAAAGCCTAGGGATGACGTTTACGGACCCTACAACGCCTCATACCTCCAGACAACTGGCCCGAAAACCCACACTCAGTCACCTGCTGTGACTGGTACGTCGGTAGTGGCAGTCAAGTTCAACGGCGGAGTTGCCATTGCTGCCGATAATCTAGGTATAGCTGAGAATCATATTGGAGACTAAAGTCACACTCTCGCTGACGGCAAATCTTTCATATAGCATCATACGGGTCCCTTGCCCGCTTCACCGACGTGAAACGACTTCGCAAGTTTGGCGATTCTGCCATCATCGGATTCAGTGGTGACGTTTCGGATATGCAGTACATTGACCGACTACTGGAGTCCATCGACATCAGAGAGAATTACTCTACCCACGGAAACACGTTGAACGCCAAGAATCTTCATACTTATCTGTCGAAAGTCTTCTACAAGCGCCGTTCTGAGTTCAACCCCCTCTGGAACCACGTCTTGGTGGCCGGGTTCGATGGAGACAAGAAGCCAT belongs to Aspergillus luchuensis IFO 4308 DNA, chromosome 3, nearly complete sequence and includes:
- the pre4 gene encoding proteasome core particle subunit beta 7 (BUSCO:EOG09263XZN;~COG:O;~EggNog:ENOG410PGKS;~InterPro:IPR029055,IPR001353,IPR023333,IPR016295, IPR016050;~MEROPS:MER0001711;~PFAM:PF00227;~go_component: GO:0005839 - proteasome core complex [Evidence IEA];~go_function: GO:0004298 - threonine-type endopeptidase activity [Evidence IEA];~go_process: GO:0051603 - proteolysis involved in cellular protein catabolic process [Evidence IEA]), with the protein product MNHFPEAWGRPRDDVYGPYNASYLQTTGPKTHTQSPAVTGTSVVAVKFNGGVAIAADNLASYGSLARFTDVKRLRKFGDSAIIGFSGDVSDMQYIDRLLESIDIRENYSTHGNTLNAKNLHTYLSKVFYKRRSEFNPLWNHVLVAGFDGDKKPFLSSADLLGTTFSAPHLATGFGAHLAVPILRRLFPEERPIESITKDEAVAALRECIKVLWYRDARSLDKYSLAVITEEGVEIQEDQQVEAQSWAFAETIKGYGAQVN
- a CDS encoding HCNGP domain-containing protein (COG:S;~EggNog:ENOG410PPRM;~InterPro:IPR012479;~PFAM:PF07818;~go_process: GO:0006355 - regulation of transcription, DNA-templated [Evidence IEA]); the encoded protein is MLGLGAYESSSDEEVENNLPSVHSKKIASQQAQPQEVTKATETANEATPSKEIPVPNTDRPVLGPTHEGSQNPQEQPAEHSQVFSADRTLIHDLTLPPIPNLDIPPSPPGSPNPAANAKFAHFLTLKKQGMHFNEKLAGSTSLKNPSLLKKMMDHAGIDEQAQYHTSLPPEIWNISDLPSWGYKEELLKAQREIQNRAEEKKSAGQRDAINFVPATPSEFSRAGPIPSSRPKQR